From the genome of Leptotrichia sp. oral taxon 847:
CTATTATTAGAAACATTTTTTTTATTTATTTGTTTTTAGTTTGAACATGAGTTTTTTTTGGTCGTCCACAAGTTGAAGTTCCTGAACATCTGCAGCAATCTGTTCCACATAAATTTTTAT
Proteins encoded in this window:
- a CDS encoding FeoB-associated Cys-rich membrane protein — translated: MMIKTIIVGIIALLVAFSVFRKIYKDYKKNKNLCGTDCCRCSGTSTCGRPKKTHVQTKNK